Proteins from one Streptomyces genisteinicus genomic window:
- a CDS encoding hydrogen peroxide-inducible genes activator — protein MGGQNRGKQPSIAQLRAFTAVAEHLHFRDAAAAIGMSQPALSGAVSALEEALGAQLLERTTRRVLLSPAGERIAVRAKAVLDAVGLLLEEAEAVRAPFTGVLRLGVIPTVAPYLLPTVLRLVHRRYPELDLQVHEEQTSSLLEGLTAGRLDLLLLAVPLGVPGVTELPLFDEDFVLVTPEGHDLGGRDDLPREALRELPLLLLDEGHCLRDQALDVCREAGREDGAPVTTTAAGLATLVQLVAGGMGVTLLPRTAVDVEAGRGGLGTARFAAPAPCRRIALAMRAGTARAEEFAEFAVALREAMRELPVRVAD, from the coding sequence GTGGGTGGGCAAAACAGGGGCAAACAGCCGAGCATCGCACAGCTGCGCGCCTTCACGGCCGTGGCGGAGCATCTGCACTTCAGGGACGCAGCGGCGGCAATCGGGATGAGTCAGCCCGCGCTCTCCGGCGCGGTCTCCGCGCTGGAGGAGGCACTCGGTGCCCAGCTGCTGGAGCGTACGACACGCAGAGTGCTGCTCTCCCCGGCCGGCGAGCGAATCGCCGTGCGCGCCAAGGCCGTCCTCGACGCCGTCGGGCTGCTGCTGGAGGAGGCCGAGGCGGTGCGCGCCCCTTTCACCGGCGTCCTGCGCCTCGGGGTGATCCCCACCGTCGCGCCCTACCTGCTGCCGACCGTGCTGCGCCTCGTCCACCGGCGCTACCCGGAGCTCGACCTCCAGGTCCACGAGGAGCAGACCTCCTCGCTGCTCGAAGGGCTCACCGCCGGGCGCTTGGACCTGCTGCTGCTCGCGGTGCCGCTCGGAGTGCCGGGCGTCACCGAACTGCCCCTCTTCGACGAGGACTTCGTGCTGGTCACCCCCGAGGGTCACGACCTCGGGGGCCGGGACGACCTGCCGCGCGAGGCCCTGCGCGAGCTGCCGCTGCTCCTCCTCGACGAGGGCCACTGCCTGCGCGACCAGGCGCTCGACGTGTGCCGTGAGGCCGGGCGCGAGGACGGGGCGCCGGTCACCACCACCGCGGCCGGGCTCGCCACCCTGGTGCAGCTCGTGGCCGGGGGCATGGGCGTGACCCTGCTGCCGCGCACGGCGGTGGACGTGGAGGCGGGCCGGGGCGGGCTGGGCACCGCGCGCTTCGCCGCGCCCGCGCCGTGCCGCCGGATCGCGCTGGCGATGCGGGCGGGCACGGCGCGGGCCGAGGAGTTCGCCGAGTTCGCGGTGGCCCTGCGGGAGGCGATGCGGGAGCTGCCGGTACGGGTGGCGGACTGA
- a CDS encoding ABC transporter permease has translation MLHELALGARFALGGGREGLTRTALTALGTGLGVALLLLAASVPHIMAAREAREAARTASDWYSTEPVQRSDRTVVHLETGTEYRGDPVAGELLRADGRRPVLPPGLERMPAEGEMFVSPALGELLASDGGALLKERLGARVAGTIGDEGLHDPGDLRYYAGSDTLTTANGGSRTAGYGTGRPHDPVDAPLLVLIVLICVVLLVPVAVFLATAARFGGERRDQRLAALRLTGADVRATRRIAAGEALLGSLLGLAVGAGVFAVSRLFAGSVRLWDLGAFPHDVVPAPWAGALVLAAVPLCAVVTTLVAMRAVTVEPLGVVRETAPVRRRLWWRLAMPLAGVGVLLAIGRVTPGGAVDTFPVAAGAILVLLGLSTLLPWLVDAVVRRLGGAGPLPWQLAVRRLQLGGGAAARAVSGITVAVAGAIALQMLFAGMHADFARLISHSSWAGRMSVLAEYAAPDLAPEAEKAFRATPGVRDATAVIEASAVGTGPVTGDESRPMTSLVVASCPTLRRLAEISDCSEGDAFVVHRRGDAELNRWIDRTARKGRPVDLNNPFERDRETGPLLWTLPAGSPTVPARPDAGGEELFGIFATPGALSRADAGGAGAPVDPAELPGARTIAQVHLDEGVPDAAEHVRNTAARLSPLLAVREAADAVRDQRYASVQKGLLAGASGTLALIAASLVVAQIEQLRERRRLLSVLVAFGTRRATLAWSVLWQTALPVALGMVVATAGGLALGAVMLRMTGKAVSDWWVFVPLAGAGAGVVAGVTLLSLPALWRLMRADGLRTE, from the coding sequence CTGCTCCACGAACTCGCCCTCGGCGCCCGGTTCGCGCTCGGCGGCGGACGCGAGGGACTGACCCGTACCGCGCTGACCGCCCTCGGCACCGGCCTCGGTGTCGCGCTGCTGCTCCTCGCCGCCTCCGTCCCGCACATCATGGCGGCCCGGGAGGCCCGGGAGGCGGCGCGGACGGCCTCCGACTGGTACAGCACGGAGCCCGTGCAGCGCTCGGACCGGACCGTGGTCCATCTGGAGACCGGCACCGAGTACCGGGGCGACCCCGTCGCCGGGGAGCTGCTGCGCGCCGACGGCCGCCGCCCGGTGCTGCCGCCGGGCCTGGAACGGATGCCCGCCGAGGGCGAGATGTTCGTCTCCCCCGCACTCGGCGAGCTGCTCGCGTCCGACGGCGGCGCGCTGCTGAAGGAACGTCTCGGCGCCCGGGTGGCGGGCACGATCGGCGACGAGGGCCTGCACGACCCCGGCGATCTGCGCTACTACGCCGGCAGTGACACCCTGACGACGGCCAACGGCGGCTCCCGGACGGCCGGTTACGGCACGGGCCGGCCGCACGACCCGGTCGACGCCCCGCTCCTCGTGCTGATCGTGCTGATCTGCGTGGTGCTGCTGGTCCCGGTGGCCGTCTTCCTCGCGACCGCGGCGCGCTTCGGCGGCGAGCGCCGCGACCAGCGGCTCGCGGCGCTGCGCCTGACCGGCGCCGACGTCCGCGCCACCCGCCGGATCGCGGCCGGGGAGGCGCTGCTCGGCTCGCTGCTCGGGCTGGCCGTGGGCGCCGGGGTGTTCGCGGTGAGCCGGCTGTTCGCCGGTTCGGTGCGGCTGTGGGACCTGGGGGCCTTCCCGCACGACGTGGTCCCGGCGCCGTGGGCGGGCGCCCTGGTGCTGGCCGCCGTGCCGCTGTGCGCGGTGGTGACGACGCTGGTCGCCATGCGCGCGGTGACGGTCGAACCGCTGGGCGTCGTCCGGGAGACCGCGCCGGTCCGGCGGCGGCTGTGGTGGCGGCTGGCGATGCCCCTCGCGGGCGTCGGGGTGCTGCTGGCGATCGGCCGGGTGACGCCCGGCGGGGCGGTGGACACCTTCCCCGTCGCGGCGGGCGCCATCCTGGTGCTGCTGGGTCTCTCCACGCTGCTGCCCTGGCTGGTCGACGCCGTCGTGCGGCGGCTCGGCGGCGCCGGTCCGCTGCCGTGGCAGCTCGCCGTGCGGCGGCTCCAGCTCGGCGGCGGCGCGGCGGCGCGGGCGGTGAGCGGCATCACGGTCGCGGTCGCCGGGGCGATCGCGCTCCAGATGCTCTTCGCGGGCATGCACGCCGACTTCGCCCGGCTGATCTCCCACTCGTCCTGGGCGGGGCGGATGAGCGTCCTGGCCGAGTACGCGGCCCCGGACCTCGCGCCGGAGGCGGAGAAGGCGTTCCGCGCCACGCCGGGGGTCCGGGACGCCACCGCCGTGATCGAGGCGAGCGCCGTCGGCACCGGCCCGGTCACCGGGGACGAGTCCCGGCCGATGACCTCGCTCGTGGTGGCCTCCTGCCCGACCCTGCGGCGCCTCGCGGAGATCTCCGACTGCTCGGAGGGCGACGCCTTCGTGGTGCACCGGCGCGGCGACGCCGAGCTGAACCGGTGGATCGACCGCACCGCCCGCAAGGGCCGGCCGGTCGATCTGAACAACCCCTTCGAACGGGACCGGGAGACCGGTCCGCTGCTGTGGACGCTGCCCGCAGGCAGCCCGACCGTACCGGCCCGGCCGGACGCGGGCGGCGAGGAGCTCTTCGGCATCTTCGCGACGCCCGGGGCGCTCTCCCGGGCCGACGCGGGGGGCGCCGGGGCTCCGGTGGACCCGGCCGAGCTGCCGGGCGCGCGGACCATCGCGCAGGTGCACCTCGACGAGGGGGTCCCGGACGCGGCCGAGCACGTCCGCAACACGGCGGCCCGGCTGAGCCCGCTGCTCGCCGTGCGCGAGGCCGCCGACGCGGTCCGGGACCAGCGGTACGCGAGTGTGCAGAAGGGTCTGCTGGCCGGGGCCTCGGGGACGCTGGCGCTGATCGCCGCGTCCCTGGTGGTGGCGCAGATCGAGCAGTTGCGGGAGCGGCGCCGGCTGCTGTCGGTGCTGGTGGCCTTCGGGACGCGCCGCGCCACGCTGGCCTGGTCGGTGCTGTGGCAGACCGCCCTGCCGGTGGCGCTGGGCATGGTGGTGGCGACCGCGGGCGGTCTGGCCCTGGGCGCGGTGATGCTGCGGATGACCGGCAAGGCGGTGTCCGACTGGTGGGTGTTCGTGCCGCTGGCGGGGGCGGGTGCGGGCGTGGTCGCCGGGGTGACGCTGCTGTCGCTGCCGGCCCTGTGGCGGCTGATGCGGGCGGACGGCCTGCGGACGGAGTAG
- a CDS encoding ABC transporter ATP-binding protein has protein sequence MIPEGSLLAAEDLHKSFGSTPALTGASFSVHAGEVVAVMGPSGSGKSTLLHCLAGIVAPDTGSVRYDGRDLAGLGDDGRSALRRTDFGFVFQFGRLVPELTCVENVALPLRLGGARRKEAEKTAGEWLERLETGELARKRPGEISGGQGQRVAVARALVTSPRVLFADEPTGALDSLNGERVMELLTAAARERNTAVVLVTHEARVAAWSDREVVVRDGRTRDPEFSR, from the coding sequence GTGATCCCCGAGGGTTCCCTGCTGGCCGCCGAGGACCTGCACAAGTCGTTCGGCTCCACCCCCGCCCTCACCGGCGCCTCGTTCTCCGTGCACGCCGGCGAGGTCGTCGCCGTCATGGGGCCGTCGGGCTCCGGGAAGTCGACCCTGCTGCACTGCCTGGCCGGGATCGTGGCGCCGGACACGGGCTCCGTCCGCTACGACGGGCGCGACCTGGCCGGCCTGGGCGACGACGGCCGCAGCGCGCTGCGGCGCACCGACTTCGGGTTCGTCTTCCAGTTCGGCCGCCTGGTCCCGGAGCTGACCTGCGTGGAGAACGTGGCCCTGCCGCTGCGGCTCGGCGGGGCCCGGCGCAAGGAGGCCGAGAAGACGGCCGGCGAGTGGCTGGAACGCCTGGAGACCGGCGAGCTGGCCCGCAAGCGGCCCGGGGAGATCTCCGGCGGCCAGGGCCAGCGGGTCGCGGTCGCCCGGGCGCTGGTCACCTCGCCGCGGGTGCTCTTCGCCGACGAGCCGACCGGCGCACTGGACTCCCTCAACGGCGAGCGGGTGATGGAGCTGCTGACCGCGGCGGCGCGCGAACGGAACACCGCGGTCGTGCTGGTCACCCACGAGGCACGGGTCGCCGCCTGGTCCGACCGCGAGGTCGTCGTACGCGACGGCCGCACCCGCGACCCGGAGTTCTCCCGGTGA